Proteins encoded together in one Bosea sp. (in: a-proteobacteria) window:
- a CDS encoding rhomboid family intramembrane serine protease has translation MFVPLHDGVPLRFMRTPGVTYGLIGACLVLRLTLRLWPGQEAELAIMAGFGMIPSVLFGTAVLPEGLAHLPPWLTLFSNVLLHAGFAHLIGNVLFLWVFGDNVEDAMGHARFLVFFFLCGLGGSLFHAGMHPDSEQPLIGASGAISGVIASYLMIYPQVRIWGLAFNWIPIHIPALYALGGWILLQAAAALLGADGAIGWWAHLGGLATGAALTPLFVHRNIALFGRGPVRS, from the coding sequence GTGTTCGTTCCCCTGCATGATGGCGTGCCGCTGCGCTTCATGCGCACGCCCGGCGTCACCTACGGGCTGATCGGCGCCTGCCTCGTGCTGCGGCTTACCCTGCGGCTCTGGCCCGGGCAGGAGGCGGAGCTTGCGATCATGGCCGGGTTCGGGATGATCCCCTCGGTGCTGTTCGGCACGGCCGTGCTGCCGGAAGGGCTTGCCCATCTGCCACCCTGGCTGACCCTGTTCAGCAACGTGCTGCTGCACGCCGGTTTCGCGCATCTGATCGGCAACGTGCTGTTCCTCTGGGTCTTCGGCGACAATGTCGAGGATGCGATGGGTCATGCCCGCTTCCTCGTCTTCTTCTTCCTGTGCGGGCTCGGCGGCTCGCTCTTCCATGCCGGCATGCATCCGGATTCGGAGCAGCCGCTGATCGGCGCCTCGGGCGCCATCTCCGGCGTCATCGCCTCCTATCTGATGATCTATCCGCAGGTGCGCATCTGGGGGCTCGCCTTCAACTGGATCCCGATCCACATCCCGGCGCTCTATGCACTCGGCGGCTGGATCCTGCTGCAGGCGGCCGCCGCCCTCCTCGGCGCCGACGGCGCGATCGGCTGGTGGGCGCATCTCGGCGGGCTGGCGACGGGGGCCGCGCTGACCCCGCTTTTCGTGCACCGCAACATCGCCCTGTTCGGGCGCGGGCCCGTCCGTAGCTGA
- a CDS encoding electron transfer flavoprotein subunit beta/FixA family protein, translating to MKILVPVKRVVDYNVKIRVKADGSGVELANVKMSMNPFDEIAVEEALRLKEAGKASEVIVVSIGPQQAAETIRTGLAMGADRGILVKVDGVVEPLAVAKLLKRIVEQENPGFVILGKQAIDDDCNQTGQMLAALLGWPQGTFASKVAIGDGSVDVTREVDGGLQTVSLKLPAIVTTDLRLNEPRYASLPNIMKAKKKPLDETSAEALGVDVSPRLKVLKTVEPAGRSAGVKVASAAELVSKLKTAGVI from the coding sequence ATGAAGATCTTGGTGCCCGTGAAACGGGTTGTCGATTACAACGTGAAGATCCGCGTCAAGGCGGACGGGTCCGGCGTCGAGCTGGCGAACGTCAAGATGTCGATGAACCCGTTCGACGAGATCGCGGTGGAAGAAGCGCTGCGCCTGAAGGAAGCCGGCAAGGCGAGCGAGGTCATCGTTGTCTCGATCGGCCCGCAGCAGGCGGCCGAGACGATCCGTACCGGGCTGGCCATGGGCGCCGATCGCGGCATCCTGGTCAAGGTAGACGGCGTGGTCGAGCCGCTGGCGGTCGCCAAGCTCCTGAAAAGGATCGTCGAGCAGGAAAACCCCGGCTTCGTCATCCTCGGCAAGCAGGCGATCGACGACGACTGCAACCAGACCGGCCAGATGCTGGCCGCCCTGCTCGGCTGGCCGCAGGGCACCTTCGCCTCGAAGGTCGCGATCGGCGACGGCTCGGTCGACGTCACCCGCGAGGTCGATGGCGGCCTCCAGACCGTGTCGCTCAAGCTGCCGGCTATCGTCACCACCGATCTGCGCCTGAACGAGCCGCGCTATGCCTCGCTGCCCAACATCATGAAGGCGAAGAAGAAGCCGCTCGACGAGACCTCCGCCGAGGCGCTCGGCGTCGATGTCTCGCCACGGCTCAAGGTGCTGAAGACGGTGGAGCCAGCCGGCCGCTCCGCCGGCGTCAAGGTGGCCTCGGCCGCCGAACTCGTCTCCAAGCTCAAGACCGCCGGGGTGATCTGA
- a CDS encoding FAD-binding protein encodes MTTLLIAEHDNASVKDATAKALTAAAKLGGPVHILVAGQGAKGAADAAAKLAGVEKVLLADDAAYGHALAEPLAALIVKLADAYDAIVAPSTTTGKNVLPRVAALLDVMQVSDVTKVVSPDTFERPVYAGNAIQTVQSGDAKKLITIRTASFAAAGQGADGAGSAPVEAVAAAENPGSSSFKGEEVAKSDRPELASAKIIISGGRALGSAENFGKVIEPVADRLGAAMGASRAAVDAGYAPNDWQVGQTGKVVAPELYIAVGISGAIQHLAGMKDSKVIVAINKDEEAPIFQIADYGLVGDLFTVLPELDAELAKAGG; translated from the coding sequence ATGACCACGCTGCTGATCGCCGAACACGACAACGCCTCCGTCAAGGACGCCACCGCCAAGGCGCTGACCGCCGCCGCCAAGCTCGGCGGCCCCGTCCACATCCTCGTCGCCGGCCAGGGTGCCAAGGGCGCGGCCGATGCGGCCGCCAAGCTTGCGGGCGTCGAGAAGGTGCTGCTCGCCGACGACGCCGCTTACGGCCATGCGCTGGCGGAGCCGCTGGCGGCGCTGATCGTCAAGCTCGCGGATGCTTACGACGCCATCGTCGCGCCCTCGACCACGACGGGCAAGAACGTGCTGCCGCGCGTCGCCGCCCTGCTCGACGTGATGCAGGTCTCGGACGTGACCAAGGTCGTCTCGCCCGACACCTTCGAGCGCCCGGTCTATGCCGGCAACGCCATCCAGACGGTGCAGTCGGGCGACGCCAAGAAGCTCATCACCATCCGCACCGCCTCCTTCGCGGCGGCGGGCCAAGGGGCTGATGGAGCCGGCTCGGCTCCGGTCGAGGCCGTCGCGGCGGCCGAGAACCCCGGCAGCTCGTCCTTCAAGGGCGAGGAGGTCGCCAAGTCCGACCGTCCGGAGCTGGCTTCCGCCAAGATCATCATCTCGGGCGGTCGCGCGCTCGGCTCGGCCGAGAATTTCGGCAAGGTGATCGAGCCGGTCGCCGACAGGCTCGGCGCGGCGATGGGCGCCTCGCGCGCCGCGGTCGATGCCGGCTACGCCCCCAATGACTGGCAGGTCGGCCAGACCGGCAAGGTCGTCGCGCCGGAGCTTTACATCGCGGTCGGCATCTCCGGCGCGATCCAGCATCTGGCCGGCATGAAGGACTCAAAGGTCATCGTCGCGATCAACAAGGACGAGGAGGCGCCGATCTTCCAGATCGCCGATTACGGCCTCGTCGGCGACCTCTTCACCGTCCTGCCCGAGCTCGACGCCGAACTCGCCAAGGCCGGCGGATAG
- a CDS encoding 3-hydroxybutyryl-CoA dehydrogenase, producing the protein MSDHAIKTIGIIGAGQMGNGIAHVAAAAGFGIRLHDIAEDRINAALATIDGNMARQVAKGALAEEERRAAIARIQPAIGLADLGDCDLVIEAATENEEVKRKIFTAVCPHLRPDAILASNTSSISITRLAAATDRPEHFIGIHFMNPVPLMQLVELIRGIATDDGTFERAKSLVAALQKTVSVSEDFPAFIVNRILLPMINEAVYTLYEGVGSVDAIDTAMRLGANHPMGPLQLADFIGLDTCLSVMQVLHDGLADSKYRPCPLLVKYVEAGWLGRKTKRGFYDYRGEKPVPTR; encoded by the coding sequence ATGTCGGACCACGCGATCAAGACGATCGGTATCATCGGGGCAGGCCAGATGGGCAACGGCATCGCCCATGTCGCGGCCGCCGCCGGCTTCGGCATCCGGCTGCACGACATCGCCGAGGATCGCATCAACGCCGCGCTCGCCACGATCGACGGCAACATGGCCCGGCAGGTCGCGAAGGGCGCGCTGGCGGAGGAGGAACGCCGGGCGGCGATCGCGCGCATCCAGCCCGCCATCGGCCTTGCCGATCTCGGCGATTGCGATCTCGTGATCGAGGCCGCGACCGAAAACGAGGAGGTCAAGCGCAAGATCTTCACGGCGGTCTGCCCGCATCTGCGGCCCGACGCGATCCTGGCCTCCAACACCTCCTCGATCTCGATCACGCGGCTTGCCGCCGCGACCGATCGCCCCGAGCACTTCATCGGCATCCATTTCATGAATCCCGTGCCGCTGATGCAGCTCGTCGAGCTGATCCGCGGCATCGCCACCGACGACGGCACCTTCGAGCGCGCCAAGAGCCTCGTCGCCGCGCTGCAAAAGACCGTCTCGGTCTCCGAGGATTTCCCGGCCTTCATCGTCAACCGCATCCTGCTGCCGATGATCAACGAGGCCGTCTACACGCTCTATGAGGGCGTCGGCTCGGTGGACGCGATCGACACCGCGATGCGGCTCGGCGCCAACCACCCGATGGGGCCGCTCCAGCTCGCCGACTTCATCGGCCTCGATACCTGCCTCTCGGTGATGCAGGTTCTCCATGACGGGCTGGCCGATTCGAAATACCGGCCCTGCCCGCTCCTGGTGAAATATGTCGAGGCCGGCTGGCTCGGCCGCAAGACCAAGCGCGGCTTCTACGATTATCGCGGCGAGAAGCCGGTCCCGACACGCTGA
- a CDS encoding HNH endonuclease — MHPMASPDGCPALVLNADFRPLSYYPLSLWSWQDAIKAVFMNRVNIVSEYDTVVRSPSFDMRLPSVVSLKSYIKPSRTPAFTRFNVFLRDRFACQYCGAHEELTFDHVVPRSKGGLTTWENVVAACSPCNLRKGDKMPARVEMFPAQKPYAPTVNDLHRNGKLFPPNYLHESWLDYLYWDTELEP, encoded by the coding sequence ATGCATCCGATGGCATCGCCGGACGGCTGTCCGGCGCTGGTGCTGAACGCCGATTTCCGGCCGCTCAGCTACTATCCGCTGTCGTTGTGGAGCTGGCAGGACGCGATCAAGGCGGTCTTCATGAACCGCGTCAACATCGTCTCCGAATACGACACCGTCGTCCGCAGCCCGAGCTTCGACATGCGGCTGCCCTCGGTGGTTTCGCTCAAGAGCTACATCAAGCCGTCACGGACACCGGCCTTCACCCGCTTCAACGTCTTCCTGCGCGACCGCTTCGCCTGCCAGTATTGCGGCGCGCATGAGGAACTGACCTTCGACCACGTCGTCCCCCGCTCCAAGGGCGGCCTGACCACCTGGGAGAACGTCGTGGCCGCCTGCTCGCCCTGCAACCTGCGCAAGGGCGACAAGATGCCGGCCAGGGTCGAGATGTTCCCGGCCCAGAAGCCCTATGCGCCGACTGTCAACGACCTGCACCGCAACGGCAAGCTCTTCCCGCCGAACTACCTGCACGAAAGCTGGCTCGACTATCTCTACTGGGATACGGAGCTCGAGCCGTGA
- a CDS encoding helix-turn-helix domain-containing protein, producing MRIVSTVNLPTKNKVFFTDSQNQTSEEIVSTVMNFVNDRLNSKISLKDIEEIVNCSVFRVIRAFRKELGLTPHAFIIQQRIYKSLELLELGEPAAGIAVDLGFVDQSHFSRHFKRILGETPSRYRERAASSAVKERRRFAA from the coding sequence ATGAGGATCGTATCAACGGTTAATCTTCCCACGAAAAATAAAGTATTTTTTACAGATTCACAGAATCAAACCTCAGAAGAGATAGTTAGTACGGTCATGAATTTTGTAAATGATCGTTTGAACTCTAAGATTTCTTTGAAAGACATTGAGGAAATCGTAAATTGCAGCGTCTTCCGCGTGATCCGGGCGTTCCGCAAGGAGCTTGGGCTCACGCCTCATGCGTTCATCATCCAGCAGCGCATTTACAAGAGCTTGGAGCTTCTGGAGCTCGGCGAGCCGGCTGCCGGTATTGCCGTCGATTTGGGTTTTGTCGATCAAAGCCACTTCAGCCGCCACTTTAAGCGGATTCTGGGCGAAACGCCCAGCCGCTATCGCGAACGGGCGGCAAGTAGTGCCGTCAAGGAGAGACGGCGGTTCGCAGCATGA
- a CDS encoding ABC transporter permease encodes MTSVVPPSVRTPSFARLRVGGVAQRALDSLILVVALIVIWQLLYDLVGNVALSSPLTTIRGAGSLLASGEFWFHTASTFKAFLLAMAIAVAGGVLIGIVLGSKQILREAYEPILVSFYTVPKVSFFPIILLLFGIGLAAQVAFGVIHGIVPTAIFTINAVKNVKPVLFKTANVLRLTAFQKWMLVVVPSVLPQVFTGIRIGVSLTFIGTILSEMFGSHRGLGYMLMQAIGINNGDLIMSLTLIITVWAIVLNSVLLFIDGKLHNRG; translated from the coding sequence ATGACCAGCGTCGTGCCGCCCTCAGTTCGTACGCCTTCCTTCGCCCGCCTTCGTGTTGGCGGGGTCGCCCAGCGGGCGCTGGATAGCTTGATCCTTGTCGTTGCCCTGATCGTCATCTGGCAACTGCTGTATGACCTCGTGGGAAACGTTGCCCTTTCGTCGCCGCTGACCACAATTCGTGGTGCGGGAAGTCTGTTGGCCTCGGGGGAGTTCTGGTTCCACACGGCCAGTACGTTCAAGGCGTTCCTGCTCGCCATGGCGATTGCGGTGGCGGGAGGCGTCCTGATCGGGATCGTGCTCGGCTCCAAGCAGATTCTCCGTGAGGCCTATGAGCCGATCCTGGTATCGTTCTACACCGTTCCGAAAGTTTCATTCTTTCCGATCATCCTCCTGCTGTTCGGTATCGGACTCGCCGCTCAAGTCGCGTTCGGCGTTATCCATGGCATCGTTCCGACCGCCATTTTTACGATCAATGCCGTGAAAAACGTGAAACCCGTCTTATTCAAGACGGCGAACGTGTTGCGCCTGACGGCCTTCCAGAAATGGATGCTCGTGGTTGTCCCGTCGGTCCTTCCGCAGGTATTCACCGGGATTCGAATTGGTGTCTCCTTGACGTTCATCGGAACGATTCTCAGCGAGATGTTCGGGTCCCACCGCGGCCTCGGCTATATGTTGATGCAAGCTATAGGCATCAATAATGGTGATCTGATCATGTCGTTGACGCTGATTATTACAGTGTGGGCTATCGTCCTTAACTCCGTGCTTTTGTTCATCGATGGAAAGCTCCACAACAGGGGGTGA